DNA sequence from the candidate division KSB1 bacterium genome:
AAGGAGACTTGTGCGGCCAGCACAACTCGCGGGCCATGACGGAACCGAGCCGGTGCCCGGTACAAAAGGTCAGCCGGAGAAAGTGATGGCGCAACCGCTCCTGGGGATCAGAAAGCGCTTGCGTTTCTTGTCGTCGTTTTGTAAGCTTCGAGCAGAGAAACGGAGGTCGCCATGGCCAGGAAACGCTCCAAGGTCAGCAGAACGGTTGTTCTCTGGCTGCTCGCCGGGCCCGCGGCGGTGGTAGCCCAGGCCTTAGAAGGGGTGGTCCTCGATCGTACCTCGGGCGCGCCGATCGACAGTGTGCAAGTGACCATTCAACAGCAGCCTAGTGGGCGGCGCGACTCAACCCAGACCGACGCCGAGGGCAGGTGGCGCTACGCACTGGGCCCCAGCCAGGTTGAGGAGCACATCGCGCCACCGACTGGCTTTTCCGTCTCGCCTTTCTACCCCAACCCCTTCAGCGGCAGCACGCGACTGACCCTTTCTCTTACCAATCCTGGCCCGGTGCACGTCGGCATCTATGACATGTTGGGCCGCCTGGTGGAAGAGCGTGTGCTCACTCTGCCCGCCGGGGGCAGCGCCATCGCCTGGGAAGCACACGGCAGCGCGGGCGTCTACTTGGTTCGGGTCCAGGTCGAAGGCCGAGTGATGACCCAGAAGGTCGTGCAACTCCACTCAGGGCACGGCAGAGGATTGATGGCCTGTCTTCCCGCCAATGGGAACCCTCCAGCGAAGTTACCCAAGGTCAGCAAGGACGAGACAGTGTTGACCTTCAGCAAGTTCGCCTATGTGCCGGATACCCTCATTCTGGAAGAGACCACCGCGACTCCACTCGTCACCTATCTCGAGACGGTGCACGCCCACGCCGTCGTAGCGGACCTGCACAATGACGTCCTTTACAAGATCGCCGAGGAAGGGCCTTACTACCTGGGCGAGCTGCACAGCTACAACCACACGGACATCCCGCGCCTGTTGCAAGGGGGTGTGGACGTGCAGGTCTTCGCCATCTGGATCGATCCGGAACGATACCCGAGCAATCCATTTGCGAGGGCTGTGGAATATGTGACACTCTGGCGCCAGGAGGTTGCCGACAACTCCGCCCACATCGCACAGGTCACCAACTGGACGGAGATAAACGAGGTTTTGGCAAGCGGTCGGATAGCGGGAATATTGGCCGTGGAAGGCGGGCACGCCATAGAGAATTCGCTCGCCAAGCTGCGTGCGCTCTACGAGTCCGGCGTCCGGTGCCTGACCATAACCTGGAACAACAGCACGGAATGGGCCATTTCGGCTTCTGACCCACGCTCGACCTCCGTGGGCCTTTCCCCTTTCGGCAAACAGGTCATCTCCCTGATGGATTCGCTGGGGATGGTTATTGACGTCTCGCACGCGGGCGAGCAGACCGTGCGGGATATCTTGGCGGTGAGCCGGAATCCGATCATCGCCAGCCACTCAGGGGCACGGGCACTCCGTGACCACCTGCGCAACCTGCGCGACGAGCAGATTCTGGCCATCGCCGCCTCAGGGGGCGTCATCGGCGTCGTTTTTTACCCAACCTTCTTGGTGAAAACTGGTCAACCCGCCGATGTGAATACTGTGGCGCACCACATCGATTACATCGCCAGGCTGGCAGGAGTCGATCACGTGGCCATCGGCTCAGACTTTGACGGGATTGGCCGGACACCGCAGGGCCTGGAGGACTGCTCCCGCCTTCCGGATTTGACGTGGACACTGCTGCGCCGTGGCTACACGATGGCCGATGTCGAGAAAATCCTCGGGGGCAATTTCCTGCGCGTCTTCCGCGAGGTGTGTGGAACCGGCTCCATTGCCGGCGCGCCTTGAGCCTCCCTGCAAAAGCGAGGGCGGCGAGGTCAAACTTTGCAGGTCTCTCGCACTATGGCCTGCCAGCGCTTGGCCTCTTCCTGCATGAGCAAAGGGGTGGCAATGTCCTTGGTCAGAGCTGACCCGCAAAAGATGCCCTCGGGGTCCAGGGCCGCGATTTTGGGCAAGTTCTGGAAGCTAACACCGCCGGTGTAGACCACGGTCAGGCCACTGAACGGCCCCTTCCAGGCCTTGGCCAGCTCCACGTACAGCGTGTTTCCTGCCACCGCCGGGAAGAGCTTGTAGACCCACTGGTAGGGATACATGGTCTTGAGCTGGTCAAACTCGCAGCCATAAAGCTCTGCCTTCTGCGCCAGCTGTTTTCCCACGTCGCCCAGGCCACCTGGGACGACCATGACGTCACGCTCCACACAGGTCTGCACCACTGCCGGCACATAGTCAGCCGAGACGACGCCGGCCACACCCAGCTCAATGGCCTGCTCAGCTTGGCGCGGCGTCATCACCGTGCCGGCCAGAACCAAGGCATCGGGATGCTTCTCCAGCACGGCGCGCAACCCATCCAGGGCGGCAGCCGAGCGAAAGGCCACTTCCAGCACTATGCCGAGTGGGTCCAGTGTCTCAAATGCTGTCACGCACTCGGCAGCAGAGCGCGCTGTCAGAAGGGCGATGAGGCGGTGCTGCTTAAGCCGCTGAAATGCTTGCTGGGACTTGTGCATAAGGGTCTCTCCTGCAATCCGTGTTAACGCTCAGCCACTCAGCGAATAATGTTGTCCCGCCGGAACTCGTTCCAGACGTTTTCGAACCAGGTGTCTTCGCGGGGAATCGGCCGCACCGGCACCCAGCGTGTATGCGCCTTGCCAGCCTCGTCCAATTGCACCTCCAGGATGTGCTCGTTGACGAACGCCCCCTGTTCGTTGAGGGTGAACCGCCACTCTTCAGCAAGCTCAGGACAGGGAGGCTCGCCAGCGGGGTCAAGCACAAGGTAGGAACCACGGCTGCGCCCCCCTTTGGCCAGATATTCCTTCATGGCCTCAAGGTACACCGCGTGGGTGAGGCATAGGTCGAGGTCGCGGAAAGCCTCTGGCAGCTCGCGCGGACTGGCGACCCCCAGCTTCGTGCGCAGCCGTTCCAATTGTTCCCAGGCCTCGGCAGCCGCCTTTGTCACCCCGCCGCTGCTGCGGATGTGCGCCCCGTAGGAGGACATCCTCTCCTGCAGCTCCTTTCGCGCCGTACGCCGCAGGCCACTGTCCCTGCTGCGCTCGATGAGCATGCGTCTGGCGCACTCCA
Encoded proteins:
- a CDS encoding membrane dipeptidase, with the protein product MARKRSKVSRTVVLWLLAGPAAVVAQALEGVVLDRTSGAPIDSVQVTIQQQPSGRRDSTQTDAEGRWRYALGPSQVEEHIAPPTGFSVSPFYPNPFSGSTRLTLSLTNPGPVHVGIYDMLGRLVEERVLTLPAGGSAIAWEAHGSAGVYLVRVQVEGRVMTQKVVQLHSGHGRGLMACLPANGNPPAKLPKVSKDETVLTFSKFAYVPDTLILEETTATPLVTYLETVHAHAVVADLHNDVLYKIAEEGPYYLGELHSYNHTDIPRLLQGGVDVQVFAIWIDPERYPSNPFARAVEYVTLWRQEVADNSAHIAQVTNWTEINEVLASGRIAGILAVEGGHAIENSLAKLRALYESGVRCLTITWNNSTEWAISASDPRSTSVGLSPFGKQVISLMDSLGMVIDVSHAGEQTVRDILAVSRNPIIASHSGARALRDHLRNLRDEQILAIAASGGVIGVVFYPTFLVKTGQPADVNTVAHHIDYIARLAGVDHVAIGSDFDGIGRTPQGLEDCSRLPDLTWTLLRRGYTMADVEKILGGNFLRVFREVCGTGSIAGAP
- a CDS encoding bifunctional 4-hydroxy-2-oxoglutarate aldolase/2-dehydro-3-deoxy-phosphogluconate aldolase, producing MHKSQQAFQRLKQHRLIALLTARSAAECVTAFETLDPLGIVLEVAFRSAAALDGLRAVLEKHPDALVLAGTVMTPRQAEQAIELGVAGVVSADYVPAVVQTCVERDVMVVPGGLGDVGKQLAQKAELYGCEFDQLKTMYPYQWVYKLFPAVAGNTLYVELAKAWKGPFSGLTVVYTGGVSFQNLPKIAALDPEGIFCGSALTKDIATPLLMQEEAKRWQAIVRETCKV